Proteins encoded in a region of the Myxococcus guangdongensis genome:
- the rpsM gene encoding 30S ribosomal protein S13 — translation MARIAGIDLPPNKRAVISLQYIYGIGNKSAQDIIEAAGIDPTTRTKDLTEDQARKIREIIEASYKVEGDLRREVTMNIKRLMDLGCYRGLRHRKGLPVRGQRTHTNARTRKGPKRGIVRAKPAAPAR, via the coding sequence ATGGCTCGTATCGCCGGCATCGACCTGCCGCCCAACAAGCGCGCCGTGATCTCGCTCCAGTACATCTACGGGATCGGCAACAAGTCCGCGCAAGACATCATCGAGGCGGCGGGCATCGACCCCACCACCCGGACCAAGGACCTCACCGAGGACCAGGCTCGAAAGATCCGCGAGATCATCGAGGCCAGCTACAAGGTCGAGGGTGATCTCCGGCGTGAAGTGACGATGAACATCAAGCGCCTGATGGACCTGGGCTGCTACCGTGGCCTGCGTCACCGCAAGGGTCTGCCCGTCCGCGGCCAGCGCACCCACACCAACGCGCGCACCCGCAAGGGTCCGAAGCGTGGCATCGTCCGGGCGAAGCCGGCGGCTCCGGCTCGGTAA
- the infA gene encoding translation initiation factor IF-1: protein MPKDDSIEVEGTVMEPLPNAMFRVELDNGHRVLAHISGKMRMHFIRILPGDKVKVELSPYDLTRGRITYRAK, encoded by the coding sequence TTGCCGAAGGATGATTCCATCGAAGTCGAGGGGACGGTGATGGAGCCCCTCCCCAACGCGATGTTCCGTGTGGAGCTGGACAACGGCCACAGGGTGCTCGCGCACATCTCGGGCAAGATGAGGATGCACTTCATCCGAATCCTTCCCGGTGACAAGGTGAAGGTCGAGCTGTCTCCGTACGACCTGACGCGTGGACGGATCACGTACCGGGCGAAGTAA
- the rpmJ gene encoding 50S ribosomal protein L36 — MKVRASVKKICDKCKVVRRKGIVRVICASNPRHKQRQGR; from the coding sequence ATGAAGGTTCGGGCGTCCGTCAAGAAGATCTGCGACAAGTGCAAGGTTGTCCGCCGCAAGGGTATCGTGCGCGTGATTTGCGCCTCCAACCCCCGGCACAAGCAGCGCCAGGGCCGATAG
- the rpsK gene encoding 30S ribosomal protein S11: MADETNTSAAAPTGAEGEAPAAKKTKRKGKKSILNGVVHIQSTFNNTIITITDVSGNVISWSSAGARGFKGSRKSTPFAAQVAAGDAAAKAMEHGLKNVSVFVKGPGAGRESALRALAAAGLKINLIRDVTPIPHNGCRQPKRRRV; encoded by the coding sequence ATGGCTGACGAGACCAATACTTCGGCTGCGGCGCCTACGGGTGCCGAGGGCGAGGCCCCTGCCGCGAAGAAGACCAAGCGCAAGGGCAAGAAGAGCATCCTCAACGGCGTGGTCCACATCCAGTCCACGTTCAACAACACCATCATCACGATCACGGACGTGTCCGGGAACGTGATCTCCTGGTCCTCGGCCGGGGCGCGTGGCTTCAAGGGAAGCCGCAAGTCCACCCCGTTCGCCGCCCAGGTGGCCGCTGGCGACGCCGCCGCGAAGGCGATGGAGCACGGTCTGAAGAACGTGTCCGTGTTCGTGAAGGGCCCGGGCGCGGGTCGTGAGTCGGCGCTGCGCGCGCTGGCCGCCGCTGGCCTGAAGATCAACCTCATCCGCGACGTGACGCCCATCCCGCACAACGGGTGCCGTCAGCCCAAGCGTCGTCGCGTCTAA
- a CDS encoding adenylate kinase, giving the protein MNLILLGPPNAGKGTQAKKLFADFHIPQISTGDILRKAVAEGTELGKVAGPLMAAGQYVPDEVVIGIVEERLKEADVAQGFVLDGFPRTPGQADALDRMLERLGRKLDAVVSLEVPHETLVKRGSGRRVCPKDGSVYHVETSPSKRTGFCDKCGEGLVQRPDDMPEVIEKRLQKYDAETRPLKAFYEKKGVLKSVDGVGSPEGIYEEIKAAAGRNKA; this is encoded by the coding sequence ATGAACCTGATCCTGTTGGGACCGCCGAACGCGGGGAAGGGTACGCAGGCGAAGAAGCTCTTCGCCGACTTCCACATCCCGCAGATCTCCACCGGTGACATCCTCCGCAAGGCTGTGGCGGAGGGGACGGAGCTGGGGAAGGTCGCGGGGCCGCTGATGGCGGCGGGCCAGTACGTGCCGGACGAGGTCGTGATTGGAATCGTCGAGGAGCGCCTGAAGGAGGCGGATGTCGCTCAGGGCTTTGTCCTGGACGGCTTCCCTCGCACGCCAGGCCAGGCGGACGCGCTAGACAGGATGCTGGAGCGGCTGGGCAGGAAGCTCGACGCGGTGGTCTCGCTCGAGGTTCCGCACGAGACGCTGGTGAAGCGCGGCTCGGGCCGGCGCGTGTGTCCGAAGGACGGCAGCGTCTACCACGTGGAGACGAGCCCCTCGAAGCGCACGGGCTTCTGCGACAAGTGCGGCGAGGGCCTGGTGCAGCGGCCGGACGATATGCCGGAGGTCATCGAGAAGCGCCTGCAGAAGTACGACGCGGAGACGCGTCCCCTGAAGGCCTTCTACGAGAAGAAGGGCGTGCTCAAGAGCGTGGACGGCGTGGGCTCCCCGGAGGGCATCTACGAGGAGATCAAGGCCGCCGCGGGTCGGAACAAGGCTTGA
- the map gene encoding type I methionyl aminopeptidase — protein sequence MSQVEIKSREEIALMREAGRIVADILDALEQAVAPGITTWELDALAEKMTAERGARPAFKGYLGFPCVLCASINDEVVHGIPSRKRKLVEGDLMKLDFGVSYRGWFGDSARTVPVGKVTAQAQSLVDTTRESLQKAIQAMKPGNRLGDIGHAVQRHVEGRGFSVVRDFTGHGIGRKLHEHPHVPNYGQAGAGMKLRAGMVLAVEPMVNEGTSDIEILDDDWTAVTADRKLSAHFEHTILITDGGPEVLTRGR from the coding sequence ATGAGCCAGGTGGAGATCAAATCCCGGGAGGAGATCGCGCTCATGCGCGAGGCCGGCCGCATCGTGGCCGACATCCTGGACGCGCTCGAGCAGGCCGTGGCGCCGGGCATCACCACCTGGGAGCTGGATGCGCTCGCGGAGAAGATGACCGCGGAGCGGGGCGCCAGGCCAGCCTTCAAGGGCTACCTCGGCTTCCCGTGTGTGCTCTGCGCCTCCATCAATGACGAGGTGGTACACGGCATCCCCAGCCGGAAGCGGAAGCTGGTCGAAGGCGACCTGATGAAGCTCGACTTCGGGGTGTCGTACCGAGGGTGGTTCGGGGACTCGGCGCGGACGGTGCCGGTGGGGAAGGTGACCGCGCAGGCGCAGTCTCTGGTGGACACCACCCGGGAATCGCTCCAGAAGGCCATCCAGGCGATGAAGCCGGGTAACAGGCTGGGGGACATCGGCCATGCGGTCCAGCGGCACGTGGAGGGGCGGGGGTTCTCCGTGGTCCGGGATTTCACGGGGCATGGGATCGGCCGCAAGCTCCACGAGCACCCACACGTGCCCAATTACGGGCAGGCGGGGGCGGGGATGAAGCTGCGGGCGGGCATGGTGCTCGCGGTGGAGCCGATGGTGAACGAGGGGACCTCGGACATCGAGATCCTGGACGACGACTGGACGGCGGTGACGGCGGACCGGAAGTTGTCCGCCCATTTCGAGCACACCATCCTCATCACGGATGGGGGGCCCGAGGTGCTCACCCGAGGGCGGTGA